Proteins encoded by one window of Modestobacter marinus:
- a CDS encoding HNH endonuclease signature motif containing protein, producing MSELISALDALGADDLHALTDAAVLERTALLVQVVNRASAELTRTVRCADATQAAEHDGLKSMRSWLIGHARLAPADASRILRSGRVLEHFPTLAAGFAEGSVTPEQVDVVARTVGPTEVARAGGQGVDLGAFDEVWTRVAVASPHQSLVAAVQAFEDALDPDGPEPDPTEGRRLTIATHADGSVTGRFDLDVTGGEKVKAAIESIVQADRPQGDARTRAQQNADALVQLCDNQLAAGSLPTLRTVKPHVVVGIDLADLVDPATGAGAGELGFGATISAARARYLACDGSISRIVMGPDGVPLDLGRDHRVVTPGLRKAVERRDKSCVFAGCGAPTWWCDVHHLVHWLHGGETSLNNSALLCERHHTKVHHGFRVARDPDGRWRTWRPDDTEILIGPPR from the coding sequence GTGAGCGAGTTGATCTCCGCGTTGGACGCCCTAGGCGCCGATGACCTGCACGCCCTGACCGACGCGGCCGTGCTGGAGCGGACGGCGTTGCTGGTGCAGGTGGTGAACCGCGCGTCGGCGGAGTTGACCCGCACCGTGCGGTGTGCGGACGCCACGCAGGCCGCCGAGCACGACGGGCTGAAGTCGATGCGGTCGTGGCTGATCGGGCACGCGCGGCTGGCGCCGGCGGATGCGTCGCGGATCCTGCGATCCGGGCGGGTCCTGGAGCACTTCCCGACGCTGGCGGCGGGGTTCGCCGAGGGCTCGGTGACTCCCGAGCAGGTCGACGTGGTGGCCAGGACGGTCGGCCCGACCGAGGTCGCCCGCGCCGGGGGGCAGGGCGTCGACCTCGGGGCGTTCGATGAGGTGTGGACGCGGGTGGCCGTCGCCTCACCGCACCAGTCGCTGGTCGCCGCGGTCCAGGCGTTCGAGGACGCCCTCGACCCGGACGGGCCGGAGCCGGACCCGACGGAGGGGCGGCGGCTGACGATCGCCACGCACGCCGACGGGAGCGTCACCGGCCGCTTCGACCTGGACGTGACCGGCGGGGAGAAGGTGAAGGCCGCGATCGAGTCGATCGTGCAGGCCGACCGGCCGCAAGGTGACGCGCGGACCCGGGCGCAGCAGAACGCCGATGCGCTGGTGCAGTTGTGTGACAACCAGCTGGCTGCCGGTTCGCTGCCCACGCTGCGCACCGTCAAGCCGCACGTCGTGGTGGGGATCGATCTGGCGGACCTGGTCGACCCGGCCACCGGCGCCGGGGCTGGGGAGCTGGGGTTCGGGGCGACGATCTCCGCCGCCCGGGCCCGCTACCTCGCGTGCGACGGGAGCATCTCCCGGATCGTGATGGGCCCCGACGGTGTTCCGCTGGATCTGGGCCGGGACCACCGGGTGGTCACCCCCGGGCTGCGCAAGGCCGTCGAACGCCGCGACAAGAGCTGCGTGTTCGCCGGCTGCGGTGCACCGACGTGGTGGTGCGACGTGCACCACCTCGTCCACTGGCTGCACGGTGGTGAGACGTCGCTGAACAACTCGGCGTTGTTGTGTGAACGGCACCACACCAAGGTCCACCACGGCTTCCGGGTGGCACGAGATCCCGACGGTCGGTGGCGGACCTGGCGCCCCGACGACACCGAGATCCTCATCGGCCCACCGCGGTAG
- the mnmA gene encoding tRNA 2-thiouridine(34) synthase MnmA: MRLIAAMSGGVDSAVAAALAVEAGHDVTGVHLALSPDRQTLRSGARGCCSVEDSHDARRVADELGIPFYVWDLADRFREDVIDDFVAEYAAGRTPNPCLRCNEKIKFSAVLDRARALGFDAVVTGHHARLADGELRRSVDPAKDQSYVLGVLTAGQLAGAVFPLGSMTKERVRELAAERGYAVATKPDSHDICFISDGDTRGFLARRLGEQPGPVVDAATGQTVGTHAGAHGFTIGQRRGLGVTAGDQRPRYVLGIEPVSRTVTIGTAEQAEVDEVRTGVPTWTGPVPDLPFRAQVQLRAHAAPVAVEVSLAEDGGLCLVLGERQRGVAPGQSAVLYAPDAERGDLVLGQGTVLRAGERPEPALT; this comes from the coding sequence ATGCGCCTGATCGCCGCCATGAGCGGGGGAGTGGACTCCGCGGTCGCCGCCGCACTGGCCGTCGAGGCGGGGCACGACGTCACCGGCGTGCACCTGGCGCTCTCGCCCGACCGGCAGACGCTGCGCAGCGGCGCCCGCGGCTGCTGCAGCGTCGAGGACTCCCACGACGCCCGGCGGGTCGCCGACGAGCTCGGCATCCCCTTCTACGTCTGGGACCTGGCCGACCGGTTCCGCGAGGACGTCATCGACGACTTCGTCGCCGAGTACGCCGCCGGCCGGACGCCGAACCCGTGCCTGCGCTGCAACGAGAAGATCAAGTTCTCCGCGGTGCTCGACCGTGCCCGGGCCCTCGGCTTCGACGCCGTCGTCACCGGGCACCACGCCCGACTGGCCGACGGCGAGCTGCGCCGCTCGGTCGACCCGGCGAAGGACCAGTCCTACGTGCTCGGCGTGCTCACCGCCGGGCAGCTGGCCGGCGCGGTGTTCCCGCTGGGCTCGATGACCAAGGAACGGGTGCGGGAGCTGGCCGCCGAGCGCGGCTACGCGGTGGCCACGAAGCCCGACTCGCACGACATCTGCTTCATCTCCGACGGCGACACCCGCGGCTTCCTCGCCCGCCGGTTGGGTGAGCAGCCCGGTCCGGTCGTCGACGCGGCCACCGGCCAGACCGTCGGGACGCACGCCGGTGCGCACGGCTTCACCATCGGCCAGCGTCGCGGGCTGGGGGTCACCGCCGGTGACCAGCGCCCGCGCTACGTGCTGGGCATCGAGCCGGTCAGCCGCACCGTGACGATCGGCACCGCGGAGCAGGCGGAGGTCGACGAGGTGCGCACCGGCGTCCCCACGTGGACCGGGCCGGTGCCCGACCTGCCGTTCCGGGCGCAGGTCCAGCTCCGTGCCCACGCCGCGCCGGTCGCCGTCGAGGTCTCCCTCGCCGAGGACGGCGGCCTGTGCCTGGTCCTCGGGGAGCGCCAGCGCGGCGTCGCCCCCGGGCAGTCGGCCGTGCTGTACGCCCCGGACGCCGAGCGGGGTGACCTGGTGCTCGGCCAGGGCACCGTGCTGCGCGCCGGCGAACGGCCGGAACCCGCACTGACCTGA
- the gatC gene encoding Asp-tRNA(Asn)/Glu-tRNA(Gln) amidotransferase subunit GatC, whose translation MSSISRSDVAHLARLSRLAVTDEELDQFAGQLDQVLAAVARVGEAAVADVPPMTHAVPLTNVLRPDEVTPSLARDVVLAGAPAAEDGRIRVPRILGDAE comes from the coding sequence ATGAGCAGCATCTCCCGTTCCGACGTCGCACACCTGGCGCGGCTGTCGCGCCTGGCCGTCACCGACGAGGAGCTCGACCAGTTCGCCGGGCAGCTCGACCAGGTGCTCGCCGCCGTCGCCCGGGTCGGTGAGGCCGCGGTGGCCGACGTGCCGCCGATGACCCACGCCGTCCCGCTGACCAACGTGCTCCGCCCCGACGAGGTGACCCCCAGCCTGGCCCGCGACGTCGTGCTGGCCGGTGCGCCCGCCGCCGAGGACGGCCGCATCCGCGTGCCGCGCATCCTGGGGGACGCCGAGTGA
- a CDS encoding electron transfer flavoprotein subunit beta/FixA family protein, whose translation MNIVVLVKQVPDSGSERKLDPSDNTVARATADNVINEMDEYAIEEALTVKEAQGGEVTVLTVGPDTATDAIRKALSMGADKAVHVSDPAIHGSCAVQTSAVIAAALSQLEYDLVLCGAESTDGQVSVMPALLSERLGIPQLSGARKLTIEGSMAKIERQTDGGYWEVEAPLPAIVSTWDTINEPRYPSFKGIMAAKKKPVETKTLADLGIDPSTVGLATATSKVVDFAGRPPKGEGVKVADEGDGADKLVGYLAAQKIV comes from the coding sequence ATGAACATCGTCGTTCTGGTCAAGCAGGTCCCCGACTCCGGCAGCGAGCGGAAGCTGGACCCGTCGGACAACACCGTCGCGCGGGCCACCGCCGACAACGTGATCAACGAGATGGACGAGTACGCCATCGAGGAGGCGCTCACCGTCAAGGAGGCGCAGGGCGGGGAGGTCACGGTGCTGACCGTCGGCCCGGACACCGCCACCGACGCCATCCGCAAGGCCCTGTCGATGGGCGCGGACAAGGCCGTGCACGTGTCCGACCCGGCGATCCACGGCTCCTGCGCCGTGCAGACCAGCGCCGTCATCGCTGCAGCGCTGTCGCAGCTGGAGTACGACCTGGTGCTGTGCGGCGCCGAGTCCACCGACGGTCAGGTGTCGGTGATGCCGGCGCTGCTGTCGGAGCGGCTGGGCATCCCGCAGCTGTCCGGCGCCCGCAAGCTGACGATCGAGGGCTCGATGGCCAAGATCGAGCGGCAGACCGACGGCGGCTACTGGGAGGTCGAGGCGCCGCTGCCGGCGATCGTCTCCACCTGGGACACGATCAACGAGCCGCGCTACCCCTCCTTCAAGGGGATCATGGCGGCCAAGAAGAAGCCGGTGGAGACCAAGACCCTCGCCGACCTGGGCATCGACCCGTCGACCGTGGGCCTGGCCACCGCCACCAGCAAGGTCGTCGACTTCGCCGGCCGCCCGCCCAAGGGCGAGGGCGTCAAGGTCGCCGACGAGGGCGACGGCGCCGACAAGCTGGTGGGCTACCTGGCCGCCCAGAAGATCGTCTGA
- a CDS encoding ACT domain-containing protein: protein MSYLLRLVVPDRPGTLGAVATALGHAGIDIVSVDVLERGNGVAVDDIVVELPADRVADSLITAATAVPGVQVESLRPFAGPMDTHRELELLEALAPAGSGTAKVLAAELPRVFRSGWAVVLSGSPDQLTVLAASDAAPSLEDVRTPWLPLTTPLLLPSDGEWVPLRWQEMAVEMMAAPLDPGTAVLLGRSGGPAFRRSELLRLAHLTGLAATVARLPPA from the coding sequence GTGTCCTACCTCTTGCGGCTGGTCGTCCCCGACCGGCCCGGCACGCTCGGCGCCGTCGCCACGGCGCTCGGCCACGCCGGCATCGACATCGTCTCCGTCGACGTCCTGGAGCGGGGCAACGGTGTCGCCGTCGACGACATCGTCGTGGAGCTCCCGGCCGACCGGGTCGCCGACAGCCTGATCACCGCCGCCACCGCGGTGCCGGGTGTGCAGGTCGAGTCGTTGCGCCCGTTCGCCGGCCCGATGGACACCCACCGGGAGCTGGAGCTGCTCGAGGCGCTGGCACCGGCCGGGTCGGGCACCGCCAAGGTCCTCGCCGCGGAGCTCCCCCGGGTGTTCCGCAGCGGGTGGGCGGTGGTGCTCAGCGGCTCCCCCGACCAGCTCACGGTGCTGGCCGCCTCGGACGCGGCACCGTCGCTGGAGGACGTCCGCACCCCGTGGCTGCCGCTCACCACGCCGCTGCTGCTGCCCAGCGACGGCGAGTGGGTGCCGCTGCGCTGGCAGGAGATGGCCGTGGAGATGATGGCCGCCCCGCTGGACCCCGGCACCGCCGTGCTGCTCGGCCGCTCCGGCGGGCCGGCGTTCCGCCGCTCGGAGCTGCTGCGACTGGCCCACCTGACCGGCCTCGCCGCAACGGTCGCCCGGCTCCCACCCGCCTGA
- a CDS encoding GNAT family N-acetyltransferase: MSWLGAHVAGLLAGAIAVAYHPVTVDIDRLVVDPSAHRQGIGRALVQDVVRRAEGRMIEVSTGRDNAPARRLYESLGFRTTRDVEVLAGLWVTRYAHCP, from the coding sequence CTGTCGTGGCTGGGTGCCCATGTGGCCGGGCTGCTGGCCGGCGCGATCGCCGTGGCGTACCACCCGGTCACGGTGGACATCGACCGGCTGGTGGTCGATCCGTCCGCGCACCGGCAGGGCATCGGCAGGGCGCTGGTCCAGGACGTCGTCCGGCGTGCGGAGGGGCGCATGATCGAGGTGTCCACCGGGCGCGACAACGCACCTGCCCGCAGGTTGTACGAGTCGCTCGGGTTCCGCACCACGAGGGACGTCGAGGTCCTGGCCGGACTGTGGGTGACCCGCTACGCCCACTGCCCCTGA
- the ligA gene encoding NAD-dependent DNA ligase LigA, with protein sequence MSSEAGVEQDTVERADQPTVEAAVDRQDVTEVPDDARTRHRDLSEELDGYAFAYYVQDAPLVSDGQYDELMGELKALEAAHPALLTPESPSQKVNGGFGATFAPVTHPERMQSLDNAFSSAELSAWAARAERDGAAGAGYLCELKVDGLAIDLVYERGRLVGAATRGDGTTGEDVTANVRTLAVVPQQLTGDDVPEFLEVRGEVYFPVAAFAEVNAGLVEAGKPPFANPRNAAAGSLRQKDARETAKRPLSMVVHGVGARRGFEPARQSEAYEQLRVWGLPVSDRYEVVDDLTGVWAYIERYGEQRHSVEHEIDGVVVKVDQVSLQRRLGSTSRAPRWAIAFKYPPEEATTKLHDIRVNVGRTGRVTPFAYMEPVKVAGSTVQLATLHNASEVKRKGVLIGDTVVIRKAGDVIPEVLGPVVAARDGSEREFVFPTHCPECGTELRPEREGDADIRCPNARSCPAQLRERVFHVAGRGAFDIEVLGYEAATALLESRLLADEGDVFTLDEDALCRTDFFTKKDGTLSANGKRLLANLQTRKDVPLWRVLVALSIRHVGPTAAQALAREFRSVDRLMAATEEELAAAEGVGPTIATAVRDWFAVDWHRDVVEKWRAAGVRLADPASDSGPGPLTGVTVVVTGSLRDHSRDQAIAAIQERGGKVTGSVSKKTGFVVVGADPGSKYDKAVAVKAPVLDDDGFTVLLEQGPDAAREVATIGDGTDATAEVATSGDATDATAEAAPAGDGTDATPEVSGTGDSTDATPEG encoded by the coding sequence GTGAGCAGCGAGGCAGGGGTGGAGCAGGACACGGTGGAGCGGGCCGACCAGCCCACGGTCGAGGCGGCCGTCGACCGGCAGGACGTCACCGAGGTGCCCGACGACGCACGGACGCGGCACCGCGACCTCTCCGAGGAGCTCGACGGGTACGCCTTCGCCTACTACGTGCAGGACGCCCCGCTGGTCAGCGACGGGCAGTACGACGAGCTGATGGGCGAGCTGAAGGCGCTCGAGGCGGCCCACCCGGCGCTGCTGACCCCGGAGTCGCCCAGCCAGAAGGTCAACGGCGGCTTCGGCGCCACCTTCGCCCCGGTCACGCACCCGGAGCGCATGCAGAGCCTGGACAACGCCTTCAGCTCCGCCGAGCTGTCCGCCTGGGCCGCCCGCGCGGAACGGGACGGCGCCGCGGGCGCCGGCTACCTCTGCGAGCTGAAGGTCGACGGGCTGGCCATCGACCTGGTCTACGAGCGCGGCCGGCTGGTCGGCGCCGCCACCCGCGGCGACGGCACCACCGGGGAGGACGTCACCGCCAACGTGCGCACGCTGGCCGTCGTCCCCCAGCAGCTCACCGGCGACGACGTGCCGGAGTTCCTCGAGGTGCGCGGGGAGGTCTACTTCCCGGTCGCCGCCTTCGCCGAGGTCAACGCCGGTCTCGTCGAGGCGGGCAAGCCGCCGTTCGCCAACCCGCGCAACGCCGCCGCCGGCTCGCTGCGGCAGAAGGACGCCCGCGAGACGGCGAAGCGCCCGCTGAGCATGGTCGTGCACGGCGTCGGCGCCCGCCGCGGCTTCGAGCCGGCCCGGCAGTCCGAGGCCTACGAGCAGCTGCGGGTCTGGGGGCTGCCGGTCAGCGACCGGTACGAGGTGGTCGACGACCTGACCGGCGTCTGGGCCTACATCGAGCGCTACGGCGAGCAGCGGCACTCCGTCGAGCACGAGATCGACGGCGTCGTCGTCAAGGTCGACCAGGTCTCCCTGCAGCGCCGGTTGGGGTCGACCAGCCGCGCGCCGCGGTGGGCCATCGCCTTCAAGTACCCCCCGGAGGAGGCGACGACGAAGCTGCACGACATCCGGGTCAACGTCGGCCGCACCGGGCGGGTCACCCCCTTCGCCTACATGGAGCCGGTGAAGGTCGCCGGCTCCACCGTCCAGCTGGCCACGCTGCACAACGCCAGCGAGGTCAAACGCAAGGGCGTGCTGATCGGCGACACCGTCGTGATCCGCAAGGCCGGCGACGTCATCCCCGAGGTGCTCGGCCCGGTCGTCGCTGCCCGCGACGGCTCCGAGCGGGAGTTCGTCTTCCCCACGCACTGCCCCGAGTGCGGCACCGAGCTGCGCCCGGAGCGGGAGGGCGACGCCGACATCCGCTGCCCGAACGCCCGCTCCTGCCCCGCGCAGCTCCGCGAGCGCGTCTTCCACGTCGCCGGCCGCGGCGCCTTCGACATCGAGGTGCTCGGCTACGAGGCGGCGACCGCACTGCTGGAGAGCCGCCTGCTCGCCGACGAGGGCGACGTCTTCACCCTCGACGAGGACGCGCTGTGCCGCACCGACTTCTTCACGAAGAAGGACGGCACCCTCTCGGCCAACGGGAAGCGGCTGCTGGCCAACCTGCAGACCCGCAAGGACGTCCCGCTGTGGCGGGTGCTCGTGGCCCTGTCCATCCGGCACGTGGGCCCCACGGCGGCCCAGGCGCTCGCCCGGGAGTTCCGCTCGGTCGACCGGCTGATGGCCGCGACCGAGGAGGAGCTGGCCGCGGCCGAGGGCGTCGGACCCACCATCGCCACGGCGGTGCGCGACTGGTTCGCCGTCGACTGGCACCGCGACGTGGTGGAGAAGTGGCGGGCCGCCGGGGTGCGGCTGGCCGACCCGGCGTCCGACTCCGGGCCGGGGCCGCTGACCGGCGTCACCGTCGTCGTCACCGGCTCGCTGCGCGACCACAGCCGGGACCAGGCGATCGCCGCCATCCAGGAGCGCGGGGGCAAGGTCACCGGCTCGGTGTCGAAGAAGACCGGCTTCGTCGTCGTCGGCGCCGACCCCGGGAGCAAGTACGACAAGGCGGTCGCGGTGAAGGCGCCGGTCCTGGACGACGACGGCTTCACGGTGCTGCTCGAGCAGGGCCCGGACGCCGCCCGTGAGGTCGCCACCATCGGCGACGGGACGGACGCCACCGCCGAGGTCGCCACCAGCGGCGACGCGACGGACGCCACCGCTGAGGCGGCCCCTGCCGGCGACGGGACGGACGCCACCCCCGAGGTCTCCGGCACCGGCGACTCGACGGACGCGACCCCGGAGGGCTGA
- a CDS encoding electron transfer flavoprotein subunit alpha/FixB family protein has protein sequence MAEVLVLAELNPAAGGPRKSTLEALTAARALGEPAAVVIGAPGTAAGIKDTLAEYGAAKVYVAESDDVDAYLVAPKAEVLAQLVAERSPAGVVIPSSPEGKEIAGRLAIKTGSGFLTDVTEIAADGTATQVAFAGATIVHSQVTVGTPIYTLRGNSVTPEPAPAAGTEETVQVAVSEAAKQTRVLDRVVEQKSNRPELTEAAIVVSGGRGVASAENFSVIEGLADSLGGAVGASRAAVDSGFYPHSFQVGQTGKTVSPQLYIAVGISGAIQHRAGMQTSKTIVAVNKDPEAPIFELADFGVVGDLNTVVPAATEQISARK, from the coding sequence ATGGCAGAGGTCCTGGTCCTTGCCGAGCTCAACCCCGCCGCCGGTGGGCCCCGCAAGTCGACGCTGGAGGCGCTGACCGCCGCGCGTGCGCTCGGTGAGCCCGCCGCCGTCGTCATCGGCGCCCCCGGCACCGCCGCGGGCATCAAGGACACGCTGGCGGAGTACGGCGCGGCGAAGGTCTACGTCGCCGAGTCCGACGACGTCGACGCCTACCTGGTGGCCCCCAAGGCCGAGGTGCTGGCCCAGCTGGTCGCGGAGAGGTCGCCGGCCGGGGTCGTCATCCCCTCCTCCCCGGAGGGCAAGGAGATCGCCGGCCGGCTGGCCATCAAGACCGGCAGCGGCTTCCTGACCGACGTCACCGAGATCGCCGCCGACGGCACCGCGACCCAGGTGGCGTTCGCCGGGGCGACGATCGTGCACTCGCAGGTCACCGTCGGCACCCCGATCTACACCCTGCGCGGCAACTCGGTCACCCCCGAGCCTGCCCCGGCCGCCGGCACCGAGGAGACGGTGCAGGTCGCCGTCTCCGAGGCCGCCAAGCAGACCCGGGTGCTGGACCGGGTGGTGGAGCAGAAGTCCAACCGGCCCGAGCTCACCGAGGCCGCGATCGTCGTCTCCGGCGGTCGCGGGGTGGCCAGCGCCGAGAACTTCTCGGTGATCGAGGGCCTGGCCGACTCCCTCGGTGGCGCCGTCGGCGCCTCCCGGGCCGCGGTCGACTCCGGCTTCTACCCGCACTCCTTCCAGGTCGGGCAGACGGGCAAGACCGTGTCGCCGCAGCTGTACATCGCGGTGGGCATCTCCGGGGCGATCCAGCACCGGGCCGGCATGCAGACCTCGAAGACCATCGTCGCGGTCAACAAGGACCCCGAGGCGCCGATCTTCGAGCTGGCCGACTTCGGCGTCGTGGGCGACCTGAACACCGTCGTCCCGGCGGCCACCGAGCAGATCAGCGCCCGCAAGTAA
- a CDS encoding methionine synthase translates to MTSATDLPDDSSEPGTGDGPHPVWGPATGVGSLPGTDPVEAMRLVVGELPDLPHLPELPGRGAGSDLIGRAAALLVDLYVDLTPAGWRLVARPGADLRRAQEALARDLDALYDVAERYVGPLKVQVTGPWTLAAGLERSRGDRAVVDTGARRDLAQSLAEGISAHVAAVTARVPGASVLVQLDEPSVPAVLQGGLPTVSGFGKLSAVESNVVEELLTGLVEQVPAPVVVHCCAQRAPLDLFRAAGAHGLSFDLGLVQDLDAVGTAIEAGTHLLVGVVPGTDTDLGRPKATASRVQAWWRELGFPAEELAGAVTLTPSCGLAGASQAYARTAMAHVREAAKYLLPE, encoded by the coding sequence GTGACCTCGGCGACGGACCTCCCGGACGACAGCAGCGAGCCGGGCACCGGGGACGGACCGCACCCCGTGTGGGGACCGGCGACCGGCGTCGGGTCGTTGCCCGGCACCGACCCGGTCGAGGCGATGCGGCTGGTCGTCGGCGAGCTGCCGGACCTCCCGCACCTGCCCGAGCTGCCCGGCCGCGGCGCCGGGTCGGACCTGATCGGTCGCGCGGCCGCCCTGCTGGTCGACCTCTACGTCGACCTCACCCCGGCGGGCTGGCGGCTCGTCGCCCGTCCCGGCGCCGACCTGCGCCGCGCCCAGGAGGCGCTGGCCCGGGACCTCGACGCCCTCTACGACGTGGCCGAGCGCTACGTGGGCCCGCTTAAGGTCCAGGTGACCGGGCCGTGGACCCTCGCGGCCGGGCTCGAGCGCAGCCGGGGCGACCGGGCCGTGGTCGACACCGGGGCGCGCCGCGACCTGGCGCAGTCCCTCGCCGAGGGGATCAGTGCCCACGTCGCCGCGGTCACCGCGCGGGTGCCCGGGGCCTCGGTGCTCGTGCAGCTGGACGAGCCGTCGGTGCCCGCCGTCCTGCAGGGCGGCCTGCCCACGGTCAGCGGTTTCGGCAAGCTGTCGGCGGTCGAGTCGAACGTCGTGGAGGAGCTGCTGACCGGGCTCGTGGAGCAGGTGCCGGCGCCGGTCGTCGTGCACTGCTGCGCCCAGCGCGCCCCGCTCGACCTCTTCCGGGCGGCGGGGGCGCATGGGCTCTCCTTCGACCTGGGGCTGGTGCAGGACCTCGACGCCGTCGGCACCGCGATCGAGGCGGGCACCCACCTCCTCGTCGGCGTCGTCCCCGGCACCGACACCGACCTGGGCCGGCCGAAGGCGACCGCGAGCCGGGTGCAGGCGTGGTGGCGGGAGCTCGGTTTCCCGGCCGAGGAGCTGGCCGGCGCGGTCACCCTGACGCCGTCCTGCGGCCTGGCCGGGGCGAGCCAGGCCTACGCCCGGACGGCGATGGCGCACGTCCGCGAGGCCGCCAAGTACCTGCTGCCGGAGTGA
- a CDS encoding cysteine desulfurase family protein, whose protein sequence is MTYLDHAATTPMLPAALAAMTEQLARVGNASSLHASGREARRVAEQSRERLAAALGARPSEVLFTGGGTEGDNLAVKGLYWARRTADQGRRRIVASPAEHHAVLDSVEWLEKHEGAEVTWLRVEPTGRVTPDALAEALGNGRDVALATVMWANNEIGAVSDLTALADVAHRAGVPLHTDAVQAVGQLPLDFAASGVDALTMTGHKVGGPMGAGALLLRRDAECTPLLHGGGQERDVRSGTLDVAAIVGLAAAASATVADRAERTARVAALRDRLVAGVIAEVPDVQLNGPPLDDVVAGGLGRLPGNAHLSFPGAEGDALLMLLDARGIECSTGSACSAGVARPSHVLLAAGADPARARSSLRFSLGHTSTDADVDALLEVIGPVVERARRAGTGRH, encoded by the coding sequence ATGACCTACCTCGACCACGCGGCGACGACCCCGATGCTGCCGGCCGCGCTCGCGGCCATGACCGAGCAGCTGGCCCGGGTGGGCAACGCCTCCTCCCTGCACGCCAGCGGCCGCGAGGCCCGGCGAGTGGCCGAGCAGTCCCGGGAGCGGCTGGCCGCCGCCCTGGGGGCGCGTCCGTCGGAGGTGCTGTTCACCGGCGGCGGCACGGAGGGCGACAACCTCGCCGTCAAGGGGCTGTACTGGGCCCGCCGCACCGCCGACCAGGGCCGTCGGCGCATCGTCGCCAGCCCGGCGGAGCACCACGCCGTCCTCGACAGCGTCGAGTGGCTGGAGAAGCACGAGGGCGCCGAGGTCACCTGGCTGCGGGTCGAACCGACCGGCCGGGTCACCCCCGATGCGCTGGCCGAGGCCCTCGGGAACGGGCGGGACGTCGCGCTGGCCACGGTGATGTGGGCGAACAACGAGATCGGCGCCGTCAGCGACCTGACCGCGCTGGCCGACGTCGCCCACCGGGCCGGGGTGCCGTTGCACACCGACGCGGTGCAGGCGGTCGGCCAGCTGCCCCTGGACTTCGCCGCCAGCGGCGTCGACGCGCTGACCATGACCGGGCACAAGGTGGGCGGGCCGATGGGCGCCGGTGCCCTGCTGCTGCGCCGGGACGCCGAGTGCACCCCGCTGCTGCACGGCGGCGGGCAGGAGCGCGACGTCCGGTCCGGCACGCTGGACGTCGCCGCCATCGTCGGGCTCGCCGCGGCCGCCTCCGCCACGGTCGCCGACCGGGCCGAGCGCACCGCCCGGGTGGCCGCCCTGCGGGACCGGCTCGTCGCCGGCGTGATCGCCGAGGTCCCCGACGTCCAGCTCAACGGCCCGCCACTGGACGACGTCGTCGCTGGTGGCCTGGGTCGGCTCCCCGGCAACGCCCACCTGTCCTTCCCCGGGGCGGAGGGCGATGCGCTGCTCATGCTGCTGGACGCACGCGGCATCGAGTGCTCGACGGGGTCGGCCTGCAGCGCGGGTGTGGCCCGGCCCAGCCACGTGCTGCTGGCCGCCGGCGCCGACCCCGCCCGGGCCCGCAGCTCGTTGCGGTTCAGCCTGGGGCACACCTCGACCGACGCCGACGTCGACGCGTTGCTCGAGGTGATCGGCCCGGTCGTGGAGCGGGCCCGGCGGGCCGGGACCGGGCGGCACTGA